Proteins found in one Choloepus didactylus isolate mChoDid1 chromosome 3, mChoDid1.pri, whole genome shotgun sequence genomic segment:
- the LOC119530109 gene encoding dermatan-sulfate epimerase-like isoform X1: MRTHTRGAPSVFFIYLFCFVSAYITKENPEVMIPFTSANYDSHPMLYFSRAEVAELQLRAASTHAHIAAVLTEAVHTMLSSPLEYLPPWDLKEYSARWNEIYGNNLGALAIFCVLYPENIEARDMAKDYMERMAAQPSWKLKVRN, from the exons ATGAGGACTCACACCCGGGGGGCTCccagtgtgtttttcatatatctcTTTTGCTTTGTGTCAGCATACATCACCAAGGAGAACCCAGAAGTCATGATTCCCTTCACCAGTGCCAACTACGACAGCCACCCAATGCTGTACTTCTCCAGGGCTGAGGTGGCGGAGCTACAGCTCCGTGCAGCTAGCACACATGCGCACATCGCCGCCGTCCTCACcgaggctgtgcacaccatgctCTCCAGCCCCTTGGAGTATCTTCCTCCCTGGGATCTCAAAGAGTACAGCGCCCGCTGGAACGaaatctatggaaacaacctgGGTGCTTTGGCAATATTCTGTGTGCTGTATCCTGAGAACATTGAAGCCCGAGACATGGCTAAAGACTACATGGAGAGGATGGCAGCGCAGCCTAGTTG GAAGCTGAAAGTCAGAAATTGA
- the LOC119530109 gene encoding dermatan-sulfate epimerase-like isoform X2, translating into MRTHTRGAPSVFFIYLFCFVSAYITKENPEVMIPFTSANYDSHPMLYFSRAEVAELQLRAASTHAHIAAVLTEAVHTMLSSPLEYLPPWDLKEYSARWNEIYGNNLGALAIFCVLYPENIEARDMAKDYMERMAAQPRS; encoded by the exons ATGAGGACTCACACCCGGGGGGCTCccagtgtgtttttcatatatctcTTTTGCTTTGTGTCAGCATACATCACCAAGGAGAACCCAGAAGTCATGATTCCCTTCACCAGTGCCAACTACGACAGCCACCCAATGCTGTACTTCTCCAGGGCTGAGGTGGCGGAGCTACAGCTCCGTGCAGCTAGCACACATGCGCACATCGCCGCCGTCCTCACcgaggctgtgcacaccatgctCTCCAGCCCCTTGGAGTATCTTCCTCCCTGGGATCTCAAAGAGTACAGCGCCCGCTGGAACGaaatctatggaaacaacctgGGTGCTTTGGCAATATTCTGTGTGCTGTATCCTGAGAACATTGAAGCCCGAGACATGGCTAAAGACTACATGGAGAGGATGGCAGCGCAGCCTA GAAGCTGA